Within Thermus sp. CCB_US3_UF1, the genomic segment GGCGCACCGCCTCCGGTCTCAAAGAGGCCTCAGAACCCCGGTGCAAGAGGCTCAGGAAAGCAAGTCCTAAGACCAAGAAGAGGAGGAAGAGGAACCGCACCACGCTTCCACCTTATCCAGGAGGCCTTGAGAAAGATGACAAGAGCCGCTACCCCAGCACATCCCGCGGGTTGCCCCGCACCCGGAGGTTCACCCAGGTCTTGCGCAGGCGCAGGAGGGTCTTGAGGGGCCGGTAGAGGGGGCTGAGGGGCAGGGTGTAGACAGGAAAACGCACCCGCCTCCCGCCAAAGCCTTCCTTGAAGCGCCAGATACCCTCGGCGTGGCTCCCTTCCGGGGTGCGGGGCACGCCCCAGAGATCGTAGGTGTGGTAGCCCCGGCTTATGCCATGGCGGATGGCGGCCAGGTGCATGCCCATGGGGGCCTTGGCCTCGGGGTGGGCGCGGCTACTTCCCCCATAGAGGTAGTCCACCTTGCCGGCAAAGGCCACAAAAAGCCCTGCCGCCAAGGCCTCCCCCTCCTTGCGGGCCAGGGCGATGAAGGCCTCCCCTAGGGGCTGGTTCATCTCCCGAAGCACGGCCCGGTAGTAGTCCTCAGCGTGCTGCAGGAGCTTAGCCCGGCGGTTGGTTTCCGCAAACAAGCGGAAAAACTCCGGGAAAGCCCCCTCCCCCTCCACGGAAAGCTGGGTGCGCTTGAGGGCCAGGCGGGCGTTCCTCCGGTGCATTTCCTTCATGCCCCTAAGGAGGGCCTCCTCCCCCTGGGTAAGGTCCAGCCACAGGGAAAATCCGGGCTGGATGGGTTCCTCGGGCAAAAGACCGGGAAAGCCAGGGACTTCCTCCTCCGCCCCCAAACCCACCTCCGGCTCCAGGACCAGATGCGCGGCCCTTACCCCTCGGGCCAGGGCCCGGGCCACGGCGGGCAGGTCCTCTAAACGCCCCAGGGCTGGTCCCCTGGGGGCATAGGCCAGGCGCAACCCTCCCGGCAAAGGGCGCAGGAGGACCTGGGCCGCCCCGAGGGGGACCTCCCCCTGGTACACGGCCAGGCGCTTAGGGGTCCAGCCGGAAAGGCGCTTCACCTCCCCCCAGCCCCAGGACTGCAAGGCGCTGGTAATGGGAAAGGAGGCCACCAAACGGTTCCAGGCCTCGGGGTCGGGGATCTCTACAAGCTCAGGCACCCCCTAAGCGTACAGGGCCTGGGCCAGCTCTTCCAGAAGTTCCCCTTCCTCCAAGGGCAGGCGCATCTCCCGCAGGTAGGCCTGGAGAAGGGAGGCAAAACGGGGGTCCTGGACCTTGGCCGCCCGCTCCTTCAGGGGAACAAGGGGCCAGCCGTAGGCCAGGTGGCCCAACAGGTCAAAGAGGTCGTAGTCCCCGGGAAGGATGCGCCGCAAAAGGGCCTCGGTCCACCCCTTGGCCACCAGGTTCCCCAGGAGGGCCCGGCGGCTTCCCGTCTTGAGCCAAAGGGCGCGGAAGCGGGCCTCCTCCGGCAGGGCCTGGCGCAGGCGGGCCCCCACCTCCTCCAAGGAGGCCACCCGCTCCCCCGTGGGCAGCAGATACCCCTCCCGGGCCAAAAGGCCCTCTACCGCCTCCTTGAGGCGCCGCCCGGTAATGGGCTTCTCCAGGAAAAGATCCGCCCCCAGGGCGCGGCTTGGCCCCTCCAGCTCCCGGCCACCCCCGGTGAACATGATCACCGGAACCTTGGACAGACGGCGCACCGCCCGGATGCGCCCAAGAAGGGTCAGGCCGTCCATATCGGGCATCATGATGTCCAAGAGGATCAGGTCCGGGGTTTCCTGCCGCAGGTACTCCAAGGCGGCCTTGGCCGAGTCCGCCAGCACCACCTCGTGGCCCGAACCCGAGAGGACCACCTCCAAGAGGTGGCGGATGCGGGGGTCATCGTCCACCACGAGCAACCGCGCCACGAAGGCCATGCTACGCCAGCGGGTTTTTCCTGTCTATCGGCGGTGTACCATGAAGGGCATGAGGATCGCCTTCCAGGGCACGGAGGGGGCTTACAGCGAGGAGGCCCTCCTCAAGTCCTTCCCCGGGGCCATCCCCTTGGGCTTCCCCACCTTCCACCAGGTGTTTGAGGCGGTGGAAGGAGGGGAGGCGGACCTAGGGGTGGTGCCGGTGGAGAACACCACCGCCGGGAGCATCAACCAAACCTATGACCTCCTCCTGGAAAGCGACCTGCACGTGGTGGGGGAGATCGTCCACAAGGTGGAGCACTGCCTTCTGGCCCCCCCGGGCACCGCGCTCAAGGACCTTAAGGCAGTGAAGAGCCACCCCCAGGCCCTGGCCCAGTGCGACGGCTTCCTGGCCCGGATGCGCCTCACCCCCATCCCGGTCTACGACACCGCCGGGGCCGCCCGGGCCCTTTCCGAGCATCCCGAGCCCGGGGTGGGGGCCATCGCCAGCCGGCGGGCGGCGGAACTCTATGGCCTTCAGGTCCTGGCGGAGAACATCGAGGACTACCCCCACAACTACACCCGCTTCTTCGTCATCGGCCGGGAGGAAGCCCCCAAAGGCGAGGGGAGCCACAAGACCAGCATCGTCTTCGCCGTGCGCCACCGCCCTGGGGGGCTTTTAGAAGCCCTCCAGGTCTTCGCCGAGGCCGGGGTGAACCTCACCAAGCTGGAGTCCCGGCCCAGGCGGGACAAGCCGTTCAGCTACCTCTTCTACCTGGACCTGGAAGGCCACCTGGAGGACCCGGGGCCGGCCCAGGCCCTCCTAGGCCTCCTGCGGCGGGCCGCCTTCCTGAAGGTCTTGGGCTCCTACCCCGCCTACCGCAACGGGGCCTAGCCCGGGCGGACGTCCACCACCCGCTCCCCCGCGGCCTTCAGGCGCTCGGGCACCCCGGCCACGTCCTCCCCCACCACCCGGAGGACCAGGCGCTGGTAGCCCTCCAGATGGGCGGCGGTGGCGATGGAGACGATGTTGGCCGGCGGCACCGCCTGGGCCATCTGGGCCAGGGCCCCGGGCACATCGGGGATGTCCACGGTGAGGCGCAGGCCCCCAAGCCTCAAGCCCAGGACCTCGATGAAGGCCCGGAGCACGTCGGTTACGGTGATGATCCCCACCAGTCGCTCCCCTTCCATCACGGGAAGGCCGCCGATCTTTTTCTCCTCCATGAGGAGGGCGGCCTTCTCCAAGGGCTCCTCCGCCCCCACGGTGATCACGGGCTTGGCCATCACCTCCTGCACCGTGAGCTTGGAAAGGAGGTAGTTCATCTCCCAGACGGAGAGGGTGGTGGCCTTGGAGGGCATGGCGTCCTTCAGGTCCTTGTCGGTCACCAGGCCCAAAAGCTTCCCGTCCTTAACCACGGGCAGACGGCGGAAACGCTTCTGCTTCAACAGGTTGATGGCTTCCAATACCGGGGTATCCGGGGCCACGGTGAGGGGGTCTTGGGTCATCCAGTCCCTGACCAGCATGCTTTCACCTCCAAGCCTCAGTTTACCCCAGGTGACGGTGAACAATGTCCCCCGTCCAGGTTTTCTGGACGGGGGAGGAAAAGGAAGGTTAGCGCAGGTTAGCCCCGATCACCGTACGGCCAAAGTGGCCCGGGCCTCCAAAGGGGTAAAAGTACTCCCCGTCCAGGAAAAGGCCGGTGCGGGCATCCAGGAGGAACTCCACCCCCAAGGAGAGGTGGAGCCCCACCTCCCCTGCCCCGCCAAAGTACCCGGCCAGCCCGCCGCCGAAGTAAGGCCGGATCCCCCTAAGGTCCCGGTCCAGCTGGCCCAGATCGGGCTTGAAGAGAACCTCCCCCGCGGCCAGGACGTTGGGCCCGCCAGGGAAGAGGTCCACAAAACCCCGGAAGGCCAGGTTCCGCTCCAGGGGAGCCTCGAGGCCAAGGCCAAGCCCCGCCGGGGGCAGGGAAAGGCGGAAGGAAACCGCCCGCTGGGCCAAGGCCCCGGTACCCAAGGCCAGAAGCGCCAGAAGAAGCCAAGCTTTGCGCACACCCATCACCTCCTCCGGGGAGGATACCCCGCCCAGGGGCCAAGGGGAAGGGGGGTTTCTCTCACGCAGGCTTCACCGCAAGCCGTTAGGCTTTCCTCCATGAAGCGCTTTTCCCTGGCCGCCCTCCTCCTGGCCCTGGGGGCCCTCCTCACCCCCATGCTGGCCCAGAACAAGACCCTCTCCACCCGGGTGGGCTTCGTGGACGCCGACGCTCTGGTGCAGGCCCACCCCGACTACAAGAAGGTCCAGGACCTGCAGGCCCAGGCCCGCAAGGAGATCGCCCCCTTGGAGGAGAAGCTGAAACCCTTGAACCAGAAGATCGCCTCGGGGCAGGCCACGGCCAAGGAGCGGCAGGACTACGACGCCCTCCTCAAGACCTACCAGGACACGGTGAAGAAATGGCAGGACCGGCAGAACCCGGTGCTCAAGCCCATCCTGGAGGACGTGGACCAGGCCATCGCCAAGGTGGCCAAGGCCCAAGGCTTCGCCGTGGTCATGAGCCGGCAGGTGGCGGCCCAGTCGGGGCTGGTGGTCTACGCCGACGAGGACACCGACCTGACCCAGGCGGTCATCCGGGAGCTGAAGCGCTAGCCCCGCCCCACCCCCCGGGGGCCGCACCCCCGGGGGCTTTCTTTGCCCTTTCCAAGGGTTATAATCCTTCCGATGGCCAAGCGGAAAGCCGCGAAGCCCACGCGCAACCCCGATCTGGAAACCTCCGCCGCCTTGGCCGCGGGGGCGGGCTTCTTTCTCCTTTCCCCCCTGCTGCCCCTCCCCACCGGGGCCCTGGGGGCCTTCCTTAGGGAAAGGCTCTACGAGGCCCTGGGCCTGCCGGCTTACCTTCTTCCCTTGGGCCTTTTCCTCCTCGCCGGCGCCCTCTTCCGGCAAAAGCCCCTGAAACCCCTTCTGCGCCATCTCCTCTTCCTTTTCCTTCTGGCCTTTAGCCTCCTCCCCCTCCTGGGCCCCCTTTCCGGGCACCTGGGCCAGGGGGTGCGGGCCCACCTCACCGCCCAGGCCGGGGCCTTGGGCCTCCTCCTCCCCCTCCTCCTGGCCAGCCTGGTCCTGGACCTGTGGCGGGGGAAGCCGCCCCTGGCCCTTCTCCTCCAGGGGCTGCGCCTGGGGGTAGCGGGGGTGCGGCGGACCCGCTACCGGTTGAAGGCCCTCCTCCTCCGGAGGCAGATCGCCCACCTGGCCCGGCTTTATCCGGAGCACAAGGCCTTGGAGGCCTTGGCGCAAAGCCTCGCCCCGGAAGAACTCCCCGGGGTGGAGCAGGCCCTCAAGGCCTTCCTGGAGGAGCGGCTTGGGGAGGTAAAACGGCAGATGGAAGGGGACGCCAGGCCCCTGGAGCCCAGGCTAAAGGGCCTCTTGGAGGCCTTGAAGCACTCCCTCCCCGGGGAGGGCCCCCTGCGCCAGGCCCTGGAGGAACGGCGGGCAGCCCTTTTCCTCGAGGCCCAAGGGCTCCTGGCCCGGTACCAAAGCCTCTCCACCCCGCCCCGGCTGGGGAGGGGGCTCCCCGGCCTTCTCCAGGCCATGCGCCTAAGGGAGGAACGGAAGGCCCGCTGGGAAGCCCTGGCCGGCCTGGTGGCCGACCTGGAAGGGCGGCAGGAGGCCTTGGCGGCTTGGTTTCCCTTCCTCACCAAGCCCCAGGAGGCCCAGGCCGAGGCCCTGAGGGCCCTCCTCACCGGCACCCCACCGCCAAGCCCCAAGGAGGCCCCGGCCCCGGAACCCTTGGATCTGGACCTGGTCTTCCCCGAGCCGGAACCGGCACCCCCCAAAGCCGCCCCTCCCCCACCCCCCCAAGCCCCCACCCCCCGGGGTGCCGCCCTGGCCCTCCCCACCCCCGACCTCCTGGACCCGCCCGAGGCCAAGGGGGCCACCCGGGGCCTGGAGGAGGAGGCCGAGCGGCTCAAGCGGGCCATCGGGGAAACCCTGCGCCACTTTGGGGTGCAGGCCGAGGTGGTGGGCCACGCCCGCGGGCCCAGCGTGACCCGCTACGAGCTCCTCCCCGCCCCCGGGGAGAAGATCAGCCGCATCCAGAGCCTGCAGAACGACCTGGCCCGGGCCCTGGCCGTGGGGGCGGTGCGGGTGGAGGCCCCCATCCCGGGGAAGAACACCGTGGGCCTGGAGGTGCCCAACCCCAGGCGGGAGCTGGTGCGCTTTTCCGAGGCCGTCCTCTCCCCGGGCTTCCAAAACGCCAAGGCCCTCCTCCCCCTGGTTCTGGGAAAGAGCATTGAGGGGGAGATCTGGGTCAGGGACCTGGCCAAGATGCCCCACCTCCTCATCGCCGGCTCCACGGGAAGCGGCAAGAGCGTGGCCATCAACGTCCTCATCGCCAGCCTCCTCTTCAAGCACCTGCCCACCACCCTCCGCCTCCTCCTCATTGACCCCAAGATGGTGGAGCTCACCCCCTACGAGGGCATCCCCCACCTGGTGCGCCCGGTGGTCACGAGCCCCGAGGAGGCCGCCGGGGTCCTCCAGGGGGCGGTGGCCCACATGGAACGCCGCTACCGCCTCATGAGCCAGGTGGGGGCGCGGAACCTGGAGCAGTACAACGCCAAGATGGAAAGGGAGGGCGGGGAAACCCTTCCCTACCTGGTCATCGTGGTGGACGAGCTGGCGGACCTGATGATGACCGCCCCCAAGGAGGTGGAGGCGGCCATCCTCCGCCTGGCCCAGATGAGCCGGGCCACGGGGATGCACCTCATCCTGGCCACCCAGCGGCCCAGCGTGGACATCCTCACCTCCCTCATCAAGGTGAACATCCCCGCCCGCCTGGCCTTCGCCGTGGCCAGCGGCTTTGATTCCCGCACCATCCTGGACACCCAGGGGGCGGAGAAGCTCATCGGCCAGGGGGATGCCCTCTTCCTCCAGCCGGGCCTGCCCAAGCCGGTGCGCCTGCAGGTGCCCTACCTCTCCGAGGAGGAGGTGGCCCGCCTGAGCGGCTTCCTGCGGGGGCAGAGCCTCGAGGACCGCTTCGCCGAGCTGTACGGGGCCGACTTTGAGCCCCCCAAGGCCCCGGAAGGGGCTGGACCCGGGGAGGTGGACTTCTCCGACCCCCTCCTGCGCAAGGCGGCGGAGATCGTGGTGGAGGAGGGGTACGGCTCGGTAAGCCGCCTGCAGCGGCGGCTTTCCATCGGCCACGCCCGGGCCGGCAAGCTCATGGACGCCCTGGAGGCCATGGGCATCGTGGGGCCTTCCAAGGGCTCCAAGCCCCGGGAGGTCCTGGTCAGCAAGGAGCAGCTCAAGGACTTTTTCGGCTAAGGGTGTGCTAAGATGGCCCCTTGTGGAAACGGTGCCGGGCGGGCGCTGGGTAGCGGAGATCTACGGCTGCGATCTGGACGTGCTGGAAAACCCCAAGATGGTAGAGGCCGCCCTCCTGGACGCGGTGATGCGCCTGGGGGCCCCCAGGGGCTCGGCCCAGTCCGTGGTCTACAAGTTCCATCCCCAGGGCCTCTCCGCGGCGGTGGTGAGCCCGGTGGCGGCGGTGATGATCCACACCTGGCCCGAGGACAACGCCTCCGCCACCCTGGACCTCTACTTCTACCGGGACGGGGTGGACCCGGAGGAGGTGCTCAAGGGGCTCTCCCGGGCCTTCGGGGCCAAGGAGGAGTCGGCCTTCCGCTACTGGCGGGGGACGGAACACGCCATCAAGCGCCGGGCTTTCGGCGCCGGAGGAGGTTAGGCATGGACTACGGGATGTACTTCTTTGAGCACATCACCCCTTTTGAGACCATGGTGCGGCGCATGGAGCGGGTCATCGCTTCCGGCCGCACCCGGTACCAGGACTACTTCCTCTTCCAAACCCAGGGCTTCGGCAAGGTCCTGGTCCTGGACAAGGACGTGCAGAGCACAGAACGGGACGAGTACGTCTACCACGAAACCCTGGTCCACCCGGCCATGCTGGCCCACCCCGAGCCCAAGACCGTCCTCATCGTGGGGGGCGGGGAAGGGGCCACCCTCAGGGAGGTGCTGAAGCACCCCACGGTGGAACGGGCGGTCATGGTGGACATCGACGGGGAGCTGGTGGAGCTGGCCAAGGCCCACATGCCCGAGTGGCACCAAGGGGCCTTTGACGATCCCCGGAGCGTCCTGATCATTGAGGATGCCCGGGCTTACCTGGAGCGCACACAGGAAAGCTACGACGTGGTCCTCATTGACCTCACGGACCCCGTGGGGGAGGACAACCCCGCCCGCCTCCTCTACACGGTGGAGTTCTACCGCCTGGTGAAGGCCCACCTGAACCCCGGAGGGGTGATGGGCATGCAAGCGGGGATGATCATGCTCACCCACCACCGGGTCCACCCGGTGATCCACCGCACGGTGCGGGAGGCCTTCCGCTACGTGCGGAGCTACAAAAACCACATCCCCGGCTTCTTCCTCAACTTCGGCTTCCTCCTGGCCTCGGACGCCTTTGACCCCGCCGCCTTCTCCGAGGGGGTCCTCGAGGCCCGCATCCGGGAGCGTAACCTGCCCTTGCGCCACCTCTCCGCCCCCTACCTGGAGGCCATGTTCGTCCTGCCCAAGGACATCCAAGAGGCGGTGGAGCGGGAAACCCTGGTGTCCACCGACGCCAACCCCTTCTACCTCACCCCCGAGGGGGAGGCGCGCCAGGCCCCCTACCGGGGCTAAGGGCTTCTCACCTGGGACGTGGTAGAGTAGGCCCATGCAGCGCGCCATGGTTCTCGTAGGGGTGGGCCTGGCCCTCCTGTGCCTGGGCTGGATCCTCCTGGGCCCCAAGGGGAAGGCCGGGCTGGACCCCGCCCAGGGGGCCCGGTTTGCCCTGGGCCGGGAGGACGCCCCGGTGGTGGTGGTGGACTTCTCCAACTACCTCTGCCCCCATTGCCAGAACCACGCCCTCCAGGTCCTCCCCCGGATCAAGGCCGAGTACATCGACACGGGCAAGGTACGCTACCTCTTCCGCGATTTCCCCTTCCCCGGCCAGGCCGGCGTGATCCGGGCAGGGGAGGCCGCCGCCTGTGCCGCCGACCAGGGCCGCTACTACGAGTACCACGAGGTCCTCTTCCGGGCCGCCACCTCCTGGGGCAACCTGGAAGGCGCCGCCCTGGACCGCTACCTGGCCGACCTGGCCGGGCAGATGGGCCTGGACCAGGAAGCCTTTGCCGGGTGCCTGGCCTCGGGGCGGCACCGGGAAGGGGTCCTGGCCGACCAGAAGCTGGCCACCGACCTGGGCCTCACCGGCACCCCCACCTTCTTCGTCAACGGGGAGAAGTACGGGGGGTACATGGACTTCGCCAAGTGGAGGGAAGCCCTGGACAAGGCCCTGGCCGGCGGCGGAAAGTAATCCGGGCGGTGTAGGGCCAGGGGAAGCACACCCCTGGCCCTAGGCGTTTTCTTTGCTAGCCTTGGGGCATGGAAGCCCTCTGGGTGGCCTGCGCCTTCGCCCTGGGCCTCTTGGCCAACCGCCTGGGCCTGCCCCCCCTGGTGGGCTACCTGGGTGCGGGCTTCGCCCTGCGGGGGCTCGGCCTGGGAGAAACCGAGTTCCTGCGCCATGCGGCGGAGATAGGGGTCCTGCTCCTCCTCTTCAGCGTGGGGCTCAAGCTTCGCCTGCAGGACCTTCTGGAGGTCCGGGTTCTGGGGGCAGGGGGGCTACACCTCCTCCTCTTTGCCCTGGCCGCCCTGGCCCTGGTGGGCCACCCCCCCCTGGCCCTGGCCCTGGCCTTTTCCAGCACGGTTTTGGTGGCCAAGCTCCTGGAGGACAAAAAGGAGCTCACCACCTACCATGGCCGCCTGGCCGTGGGCATCCTGGTCCTGCAGGACCTGGTGGCCGTGGGCCTCCTCACCCTGTACGGGGGGGCAGGCGTGAGTCCCTGGGCCGCCTTCCTCCTCCTCTTCCCCCTCCTGCGCCGGGGGGTGGGGTGGCTTTTGGAAAAGAGCGGACACGAGGAGCTTTTGGTCCTTTTTGGCCTGGCCCTGGCCCTTCTGGGAGGGGAGGGGTTCCGGCAGGTGGGCCTCTCCCCGGAGCTGGGGGCCCTCCTCACGGGAACCCTGCTCTCCGGCCACCCCAAGGGGGCGGAGATGGGCAAGGCCCTGTGGAGCCTGAAGGAAGCCTTTTTGGTGGCCTTTTTCCTAGAGATTGGCCTGCGGGAGGGGCTAGGGGGGGTGGACGTGGCCGCGGTGGGGGGGTTGCTCCTCCTCTCCCTCCTCAAAACCCCCCTCTTCTTCGCCCTCTTCCTCCTCCTGGGCCTGCGGGCCCGCACGGGCTTCGTGGCGGGGCTCTACCTGGGCAACTACTCGGAGTTCGCCCTCATCGTGGGGGTGGTCCTGGAACGGGCAGGCTTCCTGCCCTTGGGCCTCACCACCTTGGCCCTGACCGTGGCCCTATCCATGGCCCTCTCCGCCCCGGTGGCCCGGTACAGCCATGTCCTCTACAAGCGGCTGGAGCCTTGGCTCCTGCGCCTGGAACGGAAGGGCCTCCACCCGGACCAGGAGCCCGAGCGCCTGGACGGGGCCACGGTCCTGGTGGTGGGGATGGGGCGTACCGGGGGGGCGGTCTACCGGGTGCTGGAGGGAGCCGGGGAGCGGCCCCTGGGCCTGGACGCCGACCCGGAGAAGGTGGAGCGGCACCGGGCCAAGGGGCGGCGGGTCCTTTACGGGGACGCCGAGGACCCGGAGCTTTGGGAGCGGCTGGACCTAAAGGGCCTCAAGGCCGTGGTCCTGGCCTTGCCGGACCTCGAGGCCAAGCTCCTGGCGGCCCGCTGGCTCAAGGAGCGGGGCTTTCCCGGGATCCTCGCGGCCACCAGCTTCCACCTGGAGGAGGACCCCGTGCTCCAGGGGGCGGGGGTCAACCTCCTCTTCCACCCCTTCCGCGAGGCAGGGGAGCGGCTGGCGGAGAGGGTGCTGGAGGCGGTGGCTATAATGGGTGAGGTGAGCCATGGCCGGTCATAGCAAGTGGGCACAGATCAAGCGCAAGAAGGCCGCCAACGACCTCAAGCGCGGCAAGATCATCTCCAAGCACCTGAGGGCCATCCAGGCCGCGGCCCGGGCCGGGGGAAGCCCCTACCCCGAGGCCAACGTCCAGCTCAGGAACGCCATTGAGGCCGCCCGGGCCGACGACGTGCCCATGGAGAACATCGAGCGCCTCCTGCAGAAGCTCCAAGGGGGCGGGGAAGGCGCCGAGCAGTACGAGGAGATCGTCTACGAGGGCTACGCCCCGGGTGGGGTGGCGGTCCTGGTCTACGCCCTCACGGACAACCGCAACCGCACCGCCGGGGAGGTACGCCACGTCTTCGGCAAGTACGGGGGCTCTTTGGGCACCTCGGGGAGCGTGGCCTGGCAGTTTGAGCGCAAGGGGGTCATCGTAGCCGAGAACAGCGAAAGGGCTCAGGAGGCGGCCATTGAGCTGGGCGCCCTGGACCTGGAGGAGGAAGGGGAAAGCCTCACCGTCTACACCGATCCCGCCGAGGCCTACCGCATGGCCGAGGCCCTGAAGGCCCGGGGGGTGGGGGTGGAGGCCGTGGAGGTGGTGCAACACCCCCAGAACACCGTGGCCCTCAGCCCCGAGGAGGCCGCCAAGGTCTTGCGGCTGGTGGAGGCCCTAGAGGACCTGGACGACGTGCAGCACGTCTACACCAACCTGGACCCCGCGAGCCTCCAGGTGGAGGCTTAGCCCCCGTGCGGGCTTTAGGCCCGCATGGGGTGGTATCACAACCGGTTTGCGCTGGGGTTCTGCGGGTGCTGCACCGGGTGGCGAGCCCCGGCCCCGCCGACTTTATGCTGGACGAGGTGATGCCCGATGAAGACGTTATGGACCCTCCTGGAGGGGCGCAGGGGCGAGTTCCTGCTGCTGGTGGCGGTTAGCAGCCTGGTGAGCGCGACCGAGGCCCTGCTCCATCCGTTGATGCTCAAGTGGCTCTTCGACGAGGCGGTGATCGCGCAAGACTTCCGGCGCTTCGCCCTCCTGGGATTCGCCTACCTCGCTGTGGGACTGGGCCTGATCGCTCTCTTCTGGGTCGCCTCCCTCTGGCAGAAGGCCCTTATCAACCAGGTGGTGCTTGATTTGGAGGGGCGGCTGCTGGCCCAGGCCCTGCGAATAGACTGGAAAGACTTCAGTCGTGAGGGAGCCGGGGCCTTTGTGAGCAGGGTTCACCGGGATGTCCTCGAGGGGCTGGCCCCTGCGATTTCCCTCTTGGTTGACCTAGCCCGCCAGGCCCTGGCGGCCCTAACCTTCCTGGGGGTGCTGCTGTACCTGTCGTGGCAGGCTACCCTGGCCCTGGCGATCCTGGTCCCGCCGCTATTGTGGGTCGCGCAGCGGGTTGGGACGGGGATTCGCCGGGCGACTGAGTACGAGCGGGAGTCGGAGGCCCGCTACCTCGAGGTCCTCTCCCAATCGCTAAAGGCCTTCCGGGCTCTACGCGGCCTACCCCGTCTTCTCAGCCCGACTCTGGCGGCCAACCGGGAGGCCCTGCGCGCCCACCTCGAAGACACCTACCGCAGCCACCGGCTGATGTGGGCCCAACAGGCCTGGAGCGACGTGTTCATGAACCTGGCCAACACGCTCGCGCTGGTCGTGGGCGGCTACTTCGTCCTGATCCGCGTGCTGAGCTTCGGCGGGTTCTTGGCCTTCGTCAACGCCTTTTGGCGGGCGGTGGACAACACCTTTTCCCTGTTGCGCCGGGTGCCCGAGTTCCACCGCTACGGGCAGATCCTCGAGCGCTTGCACGGACTGCTCTCCTCCGCACCCGACCCCTACGTGCAGCCGGCCGCCGAAGCCCGGCTCGAGGGGGTGCGGCTGGGCTACGCGGGCGGGGCCCCGCTGGAGCTGCCGCGGGTGGAAATCCGCCCGGGTGAGCGCGTGCTCCTCGTAGGGCCTAACGGCGTGGGCAAGACCACCCTGCTGCACGTGCTTTCTGGGTATCTAGCCCCCGAGAGGGGTAAGGTGGAGCGGCCCGCGCGGGTGGCCGCGCTCACCGCTCCCCCGGAACTGCCGCCCTTGACGGTACGCGAGCTAGTTCCCGACGCCGGGATCCGTAAGGAACTGGGGCTAGAGGGCCTGGAGGACCGCCGCCCGGAGGCCCTGTCCTCGGGGCAGCGGCAGAGGGCCGCCATCGGCGCCCTGCTTTGCGAAGAGGCCGACCTCTACCTTCTGGACGAGCCCTTGGCCAACCTGGACCTCGAGAGCCGCGAGGGGGTGCTCGATCTCATCCTGCGCCGGACCGCGGGAAAGGCCCTGGTCGTGGTACTGCACGGGGATGAGGCGTTGCACAGCCGCTTCGACCGGGTGGTGGAACTGGCGGGGCCGCAGGGGGTGGACTCCCGGTAGCGCCCGCCTTCACCCAGGCTTTAAAGCTGCGAACAACTCTCTACTCTCTACCGGGGCCCCCATACGGTCGCAAGACCGCATGGGGTGGCATAAGGCCTACCCCTTCTTGCGCTTCTTCTCCTCCCGCATGAGCCTTCGGCGCTCGGCCCGGGAAAGGCCGGGCTGGGGCGGTGGGGTGGTGGGGCGCTTCTTCTCCACGCCGAAGGGCCGGGCCTCCTCCTGGGGAGCGGGCACGGGCACGTAAGGAGCCTCCCGCACCGGGCGCACCGGCTCCGCCTCCACCTTGAGGCGGAAGAGGAACTTGGCCACCTCCCCCTTGATGAAGCCCACCATGTCGTTGAACAGGCGGGTGGCCTCGATCTTGTACTCCTGGAAGGGGTCCTTCTGACCATAGCCCCGGAGGAAGATGCCCTGGCGGAGCACGTCCAGGTTGTGCAGGTGCTCCTTCCAGGCGGAGTCCACCACGTTGAGGATGACGAAGCGCTCCACCGCCCGCATGAGGGGAGGGCTGAGCTCGGCCTCCCGGGCCTCGTAGGCCTTGAGGGCGGCTTCCACCAGGCGCTCCACCCCCTCCTCCGGCTTGAGCCGCCGCAACTCCTCAAAGGGGAAGTCCCCAAGCTGGGGCGCGGTGTCCAGGAGGCCGGCCTTCAGGCCCTCGAGGTCCCAGTCC encodes:
- the pheA gene encoding prephenate dehydratase, which produces MRIAFQGTEGAYSEEALLKSFPGAIPLGFPTFHQVFEAVEGGEADLGVVPVENTTAGSINQTYDLLLESDLHVVGEIVHKVEHCLLAPPGTALKDLKAVKSHPQALAQCDGFLARMRLTPIPVYDTAGAARALSEHPEPGVGAIASRRAAELYGLQVLAENIEDYPHNYTRFFVIGREEAPKGEGSHKTSIVFAVRHRPGGLLEALQVFAEAGVNLTKLESRPRRDKPFSYLFYLDLEGHLEDPGPAQALLGLLRRAAFLKVLGSYPAYRNGA
- a CDS encoding OmpH family outer membrane protein; the protein is MKRFSLAALLLALGALLTPMLAQNKTLSTRVGFVDADALVQAHPDYKKVQDLQAQARKEIAPLEEKLKPLNQKIASGQATAKERQDYDALLKTYQDTVKKWQDRQNPVLKPILEDVDQAIAKVAKAQGFAVVMSRQVAAQSGLVVYADEDTDLTQAVIRELKR
- a CDS encoding response regulator; this encodes MAFVARLLVVDDDPRIRHLLEVVLSGSGHEVVLADSAKAALEYLRQETPDLILLDIMMPDMDGLTLLGRIRAVRRLSKVPVIMFTGGGRELEGPSRALGADLFLEKPITGRRLKEAVEGLLAREGYLLPTGERVASLEEVGARLRQALPEEARFRALWLKTGSRRALLGNLVAKGWTEALLRRILPGDYDLFDLLGHLAYGWPLVPLKERAAKVQDPRFASLLQAYLREMRLPLEEGELLEELAQALYA
- a CDS encoding peptidoglycan bridge formation glycyltransferase FemA/FemB family protein; amino-acid sequence: MPELVEIPDPEAWNRLVASFPITSALQSWGWGEVKRLSGWTPKRLAVYQGEVPLGAAQVLLRPLPGGLRLAYAPRGPALGRLEDLPAVARALARGVRAAHLVLEPEVGLGAEEEVPGFPGLLPEEPIQPGFSLWLDLTQGEEALLRGMKEMHRRNARLALKRTQLSVEGEGAFPEFFRLFAETNRRAKLLQHAEDYYRAVLREMNQPLGEAFIALARKEGEALAAGLFVAFAGKVDYLYGGSSRAHPEAKAPMGMHLAAIRHGISRGYHTYDLWGVPRTPEGSHAEGIWRFKEGFGGRRVRFPVYTLPLSPLYRPLKTLLRLRKTWVNLRVRGNPRDVLG
- a CDS encoding CBS and ACT domain-containing protein, which gives rise to MLVRDWMTQDPLTVAPDTPVLEAINLLKQKRFRRLPVVKDGKLLGLVTDKDLKDAMPSKATTLSVWEMNYLLSKLTVQEVMAKPVITVGAEEPLEKAALLMEEKKIGGLPVMEGERLVGIITVTDVLRAFIEVLGLRLGGLRLTVDIPDVPGALAQMAQAVPPANIVSIATAAHLEGYQRLVLRVVGEDVAGVPERLKAAGERVVDVRPG